One stretch of Halobacillus litoralis DNA includes these proteins:
- a CDS encoding nucleoside hydrolase: MVHLKKVLIIADPGVDDAFAIMYALLHPGIDVVGIVAEYGNVRQEIALRNTAYLLQLANKTNIPIIKGADKPLTGTEPEFFYDIHGAHGLGEIIPTVQTPDHNRFQRVYELIHTYGKDLTIINLSRLTSLALTYIQSESNIHTAGDVYVMGGAFFVPGNRTPVAEANVYGDPQAAKIVAAHGENVTFVPLNISNRAVIPLDTVKKVAAENDTPFSKIIYPIMNYYSTQYESIIHGIDGAPLHDVTLFSYLMNPKDYKIVERQVSVNAIGPSKGLTYADFRPAPDYIEGYPMHNIIIDFDREAFIEDFIRIMTAN; this comes from the coding sequence TTGGTTCACCTGAAAAAAGTTCTGATCATCGCTGATCCTGGTGTGGATGATGCGTTTGCCATTATGTATGCCCTTTTACATCCAGGAATTGATGTTGTAGGTATCGTCGCAGAATATGGGAACGTGCGTCAGGAAATCGCCTTAAGAAACACCGCCTACTTGCTACAATTGGCTAATAAAACTAATATTCCAATTATTAAAGGTGCGGATAAACCACTGACAGGCACAGAGCCAGAGTTTTTCTATGATATCCATGGAGCCCACGGCCTCGGAGAAATCATCCCAACCGTTCAGACACCTGACCATAATCGTTTCCAGAGAGTTTACGAACTCATCCATACATATGGGAAAGATTTAACCATAATAAACCTCTCTCGATTAACCTCTCTCGCTCTTACCTATATTCAATCTGAAAGTAATATCCATACAGCTGGGGATGTCTATGTCATGGGGGGTGCCTTCTTCGTACCTGGTAATCGTACTCCAGTAGCAGAAGCAAATGTATATGGAGACCCTCAAGCCGCTAAAATCGTAGCTGCTCATGGAGAAAATGTCACCTTTGTCCCATTGAATATCAGTAACCGTGCAGTCATTCCCCTGGATACGGTAAAGAAAGTCGCAGCAGAAAACGATACACCTTTTTCAAAAATCATTTATCCCATCATGAATTACTACAGTACCCAGTATGAATCCATCATTCATGGAATTGATGGCGCTCCTCTTCATGATGTGACTTTATTCTCCTATTTAATGAATCCTAAAGATTATAAGATTGTAGAGCGGCAAGTAAGTGTGAATGCCATCGGTCCATCTAAAGGACTCACCTATGCTGACTTCCGACCCGCACCTGATTATATAGAAGGCTATCCCATGCACAATATTATTATAGACTTCGATCGAGAAGCCTTCATCGAAGACTTTATCAGAATCATGACAGCTAACTAG
- a CDS encoding DUF3939 domain-containing protein → MWSRKNRKPKLEKKDLSIHDVRKAVHAYADAKSSDVPLSVIINEDLTLDYELLAPYLKAVPIQNFYMSRETYELFEEQDRDLALDIDLVQHAVDQYMKQTQEPPIIDDDPYKRISYYKLENHHLLQRRPERDFYLTKEEFMITYKKPE, encoded by the coding sequence ATGTGGAGTCGAAAAAACAGGAAGCCGAAACTGGAGAAGAAGGATTTATCCATACATGATGTCCGAAAAGCCGTTCATGCTTATGCGGATGCCAAATCCAGCGATGTTCCACTAAGTGTGATCATCAACGAGGACCTTACCTTAGATTATGAACTTTTAGCTCCCTACTTAAAGGCTGTGCCCATTCAAAACTTCTACATGTCACGGGAAACCTATGAATTGTTTGAAGAACAGGACCGGGATCTTGCGCTGGATATCGATCTCGTTCAACATGCCGTCGATCAATATATGAAACAGACGCAGGAGCCTCCTATCATTGATGATGACCCATACAAACGGATAAGTTATTATAAGCTCGAAAATCATCATTTGTTACAACGAAGACCAGAACGTGACTTTTATCTCACAAAAGAAGAATTTATGATTACCTACAAAAAACCTGAATGA
- a CDS encoding competence protein ComK codes for MTYVHGKEYEINPQTIALIAKNREDGRAVTEVLETDERFVISKCPSDLIDRSCRYFASSLDGRIAGTKQLTGYTHKPPIVISEAMGIYFFPIISPKRKDCSWIAHKYIRSYRGESNKTTTVQFTNGMSVNLPVSDGMFANQVQRTAHLRVILEDRFHSTPVAADHRVERIAETFS; via the coding sequence ATGACATATGTTCATGGAAAAGAATACGAGATTAATCCGCAGACCATTGCTCTTATAGCCAAAAACAGAGAGGATGGACGAGCTGTTACGGAAGTTTTGGAGACGGATGAGCGTTTTGTCATTTCAAAATGTCCAAGTGATCTAATCGATCGTTCCTGCCGTTACTTTGCAAGCAGCCTCGATGGTCGGATCGCTGGCACAAAGCAGCTGACCGGTTACACACACAAACCCCCGATTGTCATATCAGAAGCGATGGGCATTTATTTCTTCCCGATTATCTCCCCGAAACGAAAAGACTGCTCCTGGATCGCCCACAAATATATCCGCTCCTACCGTGGAGAGTCCAATAAAACGACGACTGTTCAATTTACGAACGGGATGTCCGTCAATCTTCCCGTTTCTGATGGTATGTTCGCCAATCAAGTTCAACGAACCGCCCATTTGCGCGTCATTCTTGAGGACCGGTTCCATTCGACACCTGTGGCTGCTGATCATCGTGTCGAACGGATCGCTGAGACCTTCTCATAA
- a CDS encoding TVP38/TMEM64 family protein encodes MDSVFEKINQWRHLAENDQLFDYIIRQLEGLERFGPIPGILFPLIEAFLPILPLVAFVLANAVVYGLFKGFLYSWLGAVFGSLCVFFIIRRLGDKRLFRKITRQKQVKRVTKWVEEHGFGPLFLLMCFPFSPSSIINVVSGLSHVSRQQFILAVLLGKAVMIFTIAYVGSSIASFAQNPVKSIVVGVCILLFWVLGKYIEKRIQMKAEQKAQSVD; translated from the coding sequence ATGGATTCAGTGTTTGAAAAAATCAACCAATGGCGCCATTTAGCGGAGAATGACCAATTATTTGATTACATCATCAGGCAGTTGGAAGGGTTGGAGCGGTTCGGGCCAATCCCGGGCATCCTATTTCCTCTTATTGAAGCGTTTTTGCCGATTTTGCCACTTGTCGCCTTTGTTTTAGCCAATGCTGTCGTTTATGGGTTATTCAAAGGGTTTCTTTATTCATGGCTTGGGGCTGTTTTCGGATCTTTGTGCGTATTTTTTATTATTCGCCGACTAGGGGACAAGCGTTTGTTCAGGAAAATTACAAGGCAGAAGCAAGTGAAGAGAGTGACGAAGTGGGTGGAGGAGCATGGGTTTGGACCGTTGTTCTTGCTCATGTGCTTTCCCTTTTCACCTTCATCCATCATTAATGTGGTTTCTGGGTTATCCCATGTCAGTAGACAACAATTTATTCTAGCCGTCCTTTTAGGAAAAGCTGTCATGATTTTTACGATTGCCTATGTAGGTTCAAGCATTGCATCGTTTGCGCAGAATCCAGTGAAATCCATTGTTGTCGGCGTTTGCATTCTGCTTTTCTGGGTGCTTGGAAAGTATATCGAAAAGAGAATACAAATGAAGGCGGAACAGAAAGCGCAGAGTGTGGATTAA
- a CDS encoding MBL fold metallo-hydrolase, whose product MKVTIIGYWGAYPAAGSATSGYLFEKDGFSMLIDCGSGVLSRLQQFKKVEELDAVVLSHYHHDHIADIGPLQYACLVQNTLAETNETLPIYGHREEKKKFETLTHQYTKGIAYDPDKTLEVGPFSIQFQKTNHPVPCYGMRISDGDDTAVYTADTSYFKEWATFARNADLLITDTNFYKGMEGMKAGHMTSTEAATIAEEANVKNLWLSHLPHFGQLTKLRQEAEDIFGGTIQLADEGLTWSK is encoded by the coding sequence ATGAAAGTGACAATTATCGGTTATTGGGGAGCTTATCCTGCAGCGGGTAGTGCTACTTCTGGCTATTTATTTGAAAAAGATGGTTTTTCGATGCTTATCGACTGTGGGAGTGGTGTGTTATCCAGGTTGCAACAGTTTAAGAAGGTAGAGGAACTTGATGCGGTCGTTCTTTCTCATTATCACCATGACCATATTGCGGATATTGGGCCTCTTCAATATGCCTGTCTTGTTCAGAATACCCTTGCAGAAACAAACGAAACACTTCCAATCTATGGTCATAGAGAGGAGAAAAAGAAGTTTGAAACACTAACACATCAATATACCAAGGGAATAGCTTATGATCCCGATAAAACGTTGGAAGTAGGGCCTTTCTCCATCCAATTCCAAAAAACGAATCACCCAGTACCTTGTTATGGTATGCGAATTTCTGATGGTGACGACACGGCGGTTTACACAGCAGATACAAGCTATTTTAAAGAGTGGGCGACATTTGCAAGAAATGCAGATCTTCTTATTACAGATACAAACTTTTATAAAGGCATGGAGGGGATGAAAGCTGGTCATATGACGAGTACGGAAGCAGCCACTATTGCTGAAGAGGCCAATGTGAAAAACTTGTGGCTCAGTCATCTGCCGCACTTTGGCCAGTTGACGAAGTTGCGTCAGGAAGCGGAGGATATCTTCGGCGGAACCATTCAACTGGCGGATGAAGGGCTTACATGGAGTAAATGA
- a CDS encoding lipoate--protein ligase produces MLFIDHEGINDPRINLAIEEYALKNLDINDTYLLFYINEPSIIIGKNQNTVEEINTSYVEENGIHVVRRLSGGGAVYHDLGNLNFSFITKDDGDSFHDFAKFTKPVTEALKKLGVNAELSGRNDIVAEDGRKISGNAQFSTRGRMFSHGTLMLDSEIENVVSALNVKTEKIKSKGIKSIRSRVANISEFLDEKISMEDFKNLILRYIFDVEDVKDVPQYKLTQEDWDNIYKLAEERYKNWDWNYGKSPKFNIQHTKRIEGAGSYDIRLDVAKGHIQNAKIFGDFFGVGDINEIEETLIGTKYERQAISETLGDLDVSHYLGKISKEDFLDMVY; encoded by the coding sequence ATGCTTTTTATCGACCATGAGGGGATCAATGATCCTCGCATTAACTTGGCCATAGAAGAATACGCATTAAAAAATCTTGATATCAACGACACTTACTTACTGTTCTATATCAACGAACCTTCCATCATCATTGGTAAAAACCAAAATACGGTGGAAGAAATCAATACAAGCTATGTAGAGGAGAACGGCATCCATGTCGTTCGTCGTCTATCTGGCGGAGGTGCGGTATATCATGATCTCGGAAACTTGAACTTCAGTTTCATTACGAAGGACGACGGGGACAGTTTTCATGATTTCGCTAAATTCACAAAACCTGTAACAGAAGCACTTAAAAAATTGGGTGTAAACGCAGAGCTGTCAGGACGTAATGATATTGTTGCAGAAGATGGACGGAAAATTTCAGGGAATGCTCAATTCTCCACGCGAGGCCGCATGTTCAGTCACGGTACATTAATGCTGGACTCAGAGATCGAAAACGTTGTTTCTGCGCTGAATGTGAAAACAGAGAAAATCAAGTCGAAAGGGATAAAATCCATTCGTAGTCGTGTGGCGAATATCTCTGAATTCCTTGATGAAAAGATATCTATGGAAGATTTCAAGAACTTGATCCTTCGCTATATTTTCGATGTTGAAGATGTGAAGGATGTTCCTCAATACAAATTGACGCAAGAGGATTGGGATAACATTTACAAGCTCGCAGAAGAACGCTATAAAAATTGGGATTGGAATTACGGCAAGTCCCCGAAATTCAACATTCAGCATACGAAGCGAATTGAAGGTGCCGGAAGTTATGACATTCGTCTGGATGTAGCCAAAGGGCATATTCAGAACGCGAAGATCTTTGGTGATTTCTTTGGTGTTGGGGACATCAATGAGATTGAAGAAACATTAATTGGTACGAAGTATGAACGCCAGGCGATATCTGAAACTCTAGGTGACTTGGATGTTTCTCACTATCTGGGTAAAATCAGCAAAGAAGACTTTCTTGATATGGTCTATTAA
- the yhfH gene encoding protein YhfH, which produces MMSVLEFFRNLPKKHCSNCGNVIQEKADCYGNICDECDHPAR; this is translated from the coding sequence ATGATGAGTGTTCTTGAGTTCTTCCGTAACCTTCCGAAAAAGCACTGCTCCAACTGTGGAAATGTGATCCAGGAAAAAGCTGACTGCTATGGCAACATTTGCGACGAATGTGACCACCCGGCCCGCTAA
- a CDS encoding LacI family DNA-binding transcriptional regulator yields MATIEDVAKLAGLSRTTVSRVINDQPYVTDEKRQRIIQAMNDLGYVPNSSARRLRSQKTETIAVLLPRLTNPFFGNLIEAMEEKASEWGYQVIVCQTHDSKKKEMDYLQLLKTKQVDGVIMASLVNEWEDVKSFLECGPIVFCNEYMDESSIPMIHMDHKQAAYEATLHLLEQGCTHISYVSGGPESHLAKKRKEGFIEALSEHGVPYQEELAIDWAMDVSDGQKVFHMIKDELPHVDGVFTGSDEVAAGLIYEASSSSDWIIPDDLAVVGFDNQMISLLMVPSVTTVEQPVKQMADKTVEVLIQQLLHPGALAPNRYVYPHQLLVRNSTKRKKLSIQ; encoded by the coding sequence ATGGCTACGATTGAAGATGTAGCGAAACTGGCTGGATTATCGAGGACAACGGTCTCCCGAGTCATCAATGATCAGCCTTACGTGACAGATGAAAAAAGACAGCGAATCATTCAAGCCATGAACGACCTTGGATATGTCCCCAATTCTTCCGCCCGTCGTCTTCGAAGTCAAAAAACGGAGACGATTGCCGTTCTCTTGCCACGACTGACGAACCCTTTTTTCGGTAATTTGATAGAGGCGATGGAGGAAAAGGCTTCCGAGTGGGGATATCAAGTAATCGTCTGTCAAACACATGATTCCAAGAAAAAAGAAATGGATTATCTACAATTATTAAAGACGAAGCAAGTGGATGGTGTCATTATGGCTTCCCTTGTTAATGAATGGGAGGATGTTAAATCCTTTTTAGAGTGTGGACCCATTGTCTTTTGCAATGAATATATGGACGAGTCCAGTATTCCAATGATTCATATGGACCACAAGCAAGCGGCATACGAAGCAACCCTTCACTTGTTGGAACAGGGGTGTACACACATATCCTATGTAAGCGGCGGTCCGGAAAGCCACTTGGCAAAAAAACGGAAAGAAGGTTTTATCGAAGCTTTGTCTGAACACGGAGTTCCTTATCAAGAGGAATTAGCCATTGACTGGGCCATGGACGTTAGTGATGGCCAGAAGGTCTTCCATATGATTAAAGATGAGCTTCCACATGTAGATGGGGTGTTTACTGGATCCGACGAGGTTGCGGCTGGTTTAATTTATGAAGCGTCTTCCTCTTCCGATTGGATAATTCCTGATGATTTAGCCGTCGTAGGCTTTGATAACCAGATGATTTCTTTATTGATGGTTCCTTCTGTGACAACGGTTGAACAACCAGTAAAACAAATGGCCGATAAAACGGTTGAAGTGTTAATCCAACAACTATTACATCCCGGGGCCCTTGCCCCGAACAGATATGTTTATCCTCATCAGCTGCTTGTAAGAAATTCTACAAAACGAAAAAAACTATCCATCCAGTAG
- a CDS encoding SDR family NAD(P)-dependent oxidoreductase, which translates to MRKLDGQVVLVTGANRGQGKVIAEYLLSLGASVAFGGRDVHLAEEVVASTGSSEALAVQLDVTKNEEWLAATAEIVKKFGRLNVLVNNAGLLIRKPFIEMKTEEYEQLIQVNQLGVFFGMQAVVPYMIKQGTGSIVNNLSISSFAPIRHSSAYAATKASVVAMSKAAAIELGPSGVRVNMVHPGGVETEMATEGKGVPDFYNSIPLGRIGQPQEIAKAVAFLASDDSSYCTGTEIVVDGGMTLGTADR; encoded by the coding sequence ATGAGAAAGTTAGATGGTCAAGTTGTGTTGGTGACTGGTGCAAATCGTGGACAGGGAAAGGTCATTGCAGAATATTTGTTATCTCTTGGAGCATCGGTGGCATTTGGAGGACGGGATGTCCACCTTGCTGAAGAGGTGGTTGCATCTACAGGATCTTCGGAAGCACTTGCTGTACAATTAGATGTAACGAAGAATGAGGAATGGCTGGCTGCAACAGCTGAGATCGTCAAGAAATTCGGGCGGCTGAATGTGCTTGTGAATAACGCCGGTCTTTTAATCCGAAAGCCTTTTATAGAGATGAAAACGGAGGAGTATGAGCAATTGATCCAAGTGAATCAGCTTGGGGTATTCTTCGGAATGCAGGCAGTTGTTCCTTATATGATTAAACAGGGCACGGGTTCCATCGTGAATAACTTGTCCATTTCTTCTTTCGCTCCGATTAGACATTCATCTGCATACGCGGCAACCAAAGCATCTGTGGTGGCTATGTCGAAAGCAGCAGCTATTGAACTCGGTCCGTCTGGAGTTCGGGTCAATATGGTTCACCCAGGCGGCGTGGAGACTGAGATGGCGACAGAGGGAAAAGGGGTACCGGATTTTTATAATTCTATCCCGCTCGGTAGAATTGGGCAGCCCCAGGAAATAGCTAAAGCTGTTGCATTTCTTGCTTCTGACGACAGTTCCTATTGTACGGGAACGGAAATTGTTGTGGATGGTGGGATGACTTTAGGAACGGCTGATCGATGA